The sequence below is a genomic window from Neodiprion pinetum isolate iyNeoPine1 chromosome 7, iyNeoPine1.2, whole genome shotgun sequence.
AAAGAAATATATGTTGCACAATTTGTTTTGTACAAGCTGCATGCAACGAAACATTCAACAATCACTTTCCAGTCAGAATAGTCTTATTGTCGCACAATTAACAAGCTTCTAATAATATTTCCAACAACAATCAGTAGTTAATATAacaattaataaacaaaatatatacgaCGCTAGTTTAAGAGAAATATAATATGCAGCATAGGAAGATCAATATTGTGCCCAAAGAAACCATTGATTGATGTTATGTTTCTGCTGTTATTTATGAAGCTACAAAATCTTTGTTTCTGTGTAATATagtgaaataaacaaattgtaaatttagaTACGAACAATAATTCGTATTTTCGCTGCTAtgaaaaaagatgaataaCCTCATAATTAATAGACATTATTAGGTTTAAAAAAACCATTTGCATAAATTCTGTAATTCCTCTTCTAAAATAATGAGACTCTGAGGCTTGTGCTTTGTATTTTTACACTATTCAGTCAGAACGGAAGATTAAAGTTTACCAGGAAGAAGCAGGTTGAAATTCTGCCTAGATTATTCTAATCAGCTGGGTTCAAGTTCCCATGAAATTTGATTATATCGGTGTCGTACACGTATTAAATGGCTGAGTTGTTCGAAAGTATGGCgaatttaactttttttctgcTAAGCACAATAATActgtaaatgaaatataattggaTTCTTATTACATTCATTCGTACATCTTTTTGGAccgaaaaatgataaaatatctGAAATACTAGTCAAACATACTCTTTTGTACTTTTATACAAGAAATCAACATATTCATACACGTTCCACGTCAATACACAATATTAATTGCACCCAAGGCAAGGGCATCGTTCAAAACGCAGACGCTGGTGGATAATGacgcggaaatttttttttccaaccgcAATCAAATATCTGCTATTAGTGTATTAATCTTACGATGCCAATTCTACGACTCTCAGTGCTCTTGCCTGCAATTGCTCGCGGTGTACGTGCCACAGCTTTTACATATGCACATACATTACATtacgatatattatataatgtatttataGTATATATTTCACAGTTAAACACTAATGTAGGCCATggcatatattttttgttttttctcctcttaCAGTTTAAAAGGGTCTGACGGATTTTAGCTTCTAGTAAAAtacatttccttttttcttcctctttttacATCAACAAACGTAtctataattttaataaattggTGGATAACTTCTATTATATCCTAGAATACGATACAGGGAAAGATTCAAGGGTACGTCAGCATAAATCATAAgcgattcgttttttttacGTAACACAAACACAACATGTACAAATTTTGTGTACGGGTGAGTTTTAcgagataaattttcaactgcTAGGCTTTAGTTAACTGTGAAATCATATTTCAGTTAGTTTTTCAATCGCTTTGTTCTGCGTGAAAAATACTGACCGGTAGCTACCAAGTGCTGAAATTAAATTACGAATGCCAGCCTTGTTTCAAATTAAATACTTTTATCTAAGAGAGAATTTCTGGAGAAACGCGAAAGGGAGCAAAAAAGATTGCCTACGATTCACCCTTGATAATTTTGACTTTGGTCACGAATCCTTAGACTTACTACATATTCAAAACTTTGGAAAGGTATtgacgaaacgaaaaaacaatcGTACTTTGGTTAATCAGACCCTCATTTGCATGCCAAGATGCAAATATATGAAAGACAATATTGTCTTATGTGTTAATATATTATTCTTGATTCAGAATAACAATCATTAGTCAACTGACGCCCAACACGCTTCGCCTATTGAAGCTCAAGATCACaagatttataataaaataacgataaataaCTATAAGTATAAGTaaggtaataaataattctaaAAAACCTAGGAGAAGATACAAAGTTACGTATATGCCTATACAATATATACGTCACAACTAAATTGCTAATATGCgtaatataaaattcaatcgTGCACAAAATCATACACGCATTTATAAAGTTGACGCTATTCAATACCTAAGTTCGTTTCATTCTAATTATCCAGATCATTCGGTATACAACATCTTAGACTTGCACCGACTTTGCAAAACTTTTATTTGGAGTAGTTTGTTGTTTGATAGGGGAACTCGAAATCGAATATATTGTCCAGGTTTCTAGCAAGTTTAATTACATATTCGACAACAGCAATCGTGcgtatttaagaaaaaaaaaaaacaaaaaaaaaaacgattcgaGTTACTAAATAGCtggattttttacaccctccTCCAAATCAAATAATGTGGAAAGAGTAATGAATTGAAAAGATTGAGTTAGAACGAcattaaaaagaataaaataaaatttcctaGCTTGCAAAGCCAGCAATTCTAGCACgcataattaaaaaaaaaaatgtaaaaatcatTACAGTCATTTGATGACGAAGATTTTTAGTTTTGGGTATGAATCAGCTTCCCAATACATTACAAATTTACGGAatacaaaataatcaattcCATATTTCGTtgatggtaaaaaattgatgtgTACATGTGTTGATTGAAACATCCGTTTTGAATTGGCAGTCGAAAGACGAAAAGCCATCGGACGTTCGAGTGGTTTCACACTATTTCTAACTCCATAATACCAGTAAATACTTCttcaaatataattttaaaactaTTTCTTGATAATGAGTGAGATGACGAGATTTGATGAGACCATATCGAGAAACTCTACGtggaagataaaaaatgtttttttctaacaatcaaacaaattttttaaacaattcaGTGCggacaaaataataatcatcggTGACATGAGGTTTTTGTCGTAGAATAATACTAATTATATCTGTATCAAATCCCCAGTTTCAGATGATGAAACTTTACGTTTAAACATTGTTAGAAAATTCCATTTCCTACTATCTTTCCAACTGTTTCGAGTTTAGAGAAGATTACACTTTCCTGATCGCCTTCGTTTCCGTCGATTTTTCTCCAACTCTGCAGGTGGCTGGTTCCTGATTATACGGACTACCTAAGAAGttattttcatatattatTGTATCGTTGAACGAACAGATACTTTCACCTTTGAAGtagagggaaaaaattcatgctgaattcatttttcaggGAACATTTTCATCTAACGGAGAGTATAGATTCAAATAACAGCCTTCAGGGACATAGAAAGTTCAAAGGATACGATTGCACTTATGGCTAATAGTTTTGAGTTCCAATCGATTCCTTTCCACATTAACGTAtcaaaaatactgaaaattaATTCAGTAGCGGGGGTCGCTATCTGAGAATTTGCCAAACTAGTATGGAAATTCTTGTATCgttaacaaaagtaaaagaatATGAGAAAGTCATCTCCTTTTACTAGATGTAGAAACTTAACGCAATGTCAATGTATAATTAACGCACACAACATGTAGTCCAAAATACTTTTCAGTTCAGTTCGTCTCGAAATTAAGCCGATATTGTGCTTGAGCAGCACGACGCTTTCTTTACTTATTGATTCAGTAATGGAATAAATAATAGTAGTAATAGTAATTGTAATTGCGGTATTACCTCATGGAATGCGGCATCTACATTGAGCGGAGGGTCCTTGGCTGAAGTTTCAATATACGGAATCCCCAATCTATGTGCCAATTCCCTGCCTTGTTCCTCGGTCACTTTTCTCAGATGTACAAGATCAACTTTATTAGCAACGAGCAGCATTGGATAAACATCACGGTCTTTGACTCTCAGAATCTGCGTATAAAAGTTGACGACATTCTCATACGATTGTTTGTCTGTGACGGAATATACCAGCAGGAAACCATCTCCTTTGCGCATATATTGTTCTCTCATGGCGCTAAACTCCTCCTGCCCAGCGGTGTCGagtactgtgaaaaaaatttacaaacgcAAGTTAAGGGGGGTGTATGCCGATAGATGACTGGAAGTCATTGAATCTTAGAGATTTACAATCGGACGtccaattattcaattcgaatGCGGTTTATTGTATTAAAAGATATGTAGATCGTGCTTtgttgatgtattttttttttttttctaaaaaatgaaGTAATCGAAAGCATTGTTATTGACAATAATGTACACCACTTTGCTTAGCGACATGTTTTTCAGAGctcacaatattttaataacaGTTTAACCgttttatattaaatttggAAACGGTATTTTAGGATATTTTATCCTCATTGCCAcaatccgtttttttttttattttggttttGTTCAACAAAATCGTGATCATTTGAAGTTGCGTTTTAACTTTACGTCAAAAATATGCCACATATTGCGGAATAactagaaaaaattgtattgaaGAAAAGTGGGATCGTCatgaaaaagagaataaacTATCTAAGTATAGCGTCTCCAAGTTTGCAGTAAATTGGTTCAGCTGTTTCTCATGTATCGCGAGCATTACAAAAACATATCACTGAGGAAAAATGATTTACATCGTTTAGCGACGGTGTCTAGAAAATTGTTACTTATGAAAACAAGAtcagaaaaaattgaacaatttattGTCGTCAATAATCGAGATTAGAAATGTGAATGATAGTGATTTACCATCTAGAATGCACCATTGCTTGTCCACCTCCGTGTGTTGAATGTAGCTGTCTTCTATCGTCGGGTCGTAATCGGTGACGAAGAGTTTTTGAAAGAACTGTATCGTGAGGGCACTTTTTCCAACGCCTCCATCCCCGACGACTACCAGTTTGAAGGTCAGGAGATTATCATTGTTGGGAGGTCGCGTCATGCCACCTCTGGGTCCTCCTCCCCCGCCCCCACCGCTCTGCCTGCGTCTACCTATTCTGCCAATCCCTCTTGCACCCCTGATATTCTTCCCTCCACGCCAACGTGGCTACATCAACAGTGTAACTTCCTTGATTGCAGTTGCACCCTTAATTGAGAAAAAGATATTTGACGCATAATTAGCTTTGGCTTTCACCGCCATCCAAATTGTGAGTCGATTGAACAGCCACAGCGATATTCGTTTCAATGAATTGACTGCTTAAGCAAAGGATGAGATGTTGATGCTTTTGGAGATAATCGTTTTCAAGTTAAAAATGGTATTGCGTCGACGAGCACGACTACCTTTTGGTACGTTTACTTGTTCTTTGTagtattttgacaaatttgGGTACAAGCTGTATGAAATTGATGTTGATGACGTAAACATAACAAAATATAGaacagaaaataattgttttgtAACATTAGAGTGACTTCGAAGCGGCTGAGTTTGCAAAACATGATTAGTTTCTGCTTTGTTACGATTTACCCAAATTCGGACAAACAatcttttttgaaatatttatgttACGATAGCCTAACAGATTTGAATCTCGCGTTATGTCTGTGAAAAAGGTGATACAAATCGAGGTCGATAACGACTAACAACTTgacattgagaaaaaatgcTCTTAGACATCTAAGTATGATAGTTTTgatctgaaattttaaaacactCGATATTAATTAAATGTAAAACAATATTTCGCTGGGTGAAAGATTATAAATGCAGAGTTTACAGAGTTCGATTGAGAAAAGCTTCAAAGTTTCCATACTAtgagttttctttttaacttttttcagttaaacgtcataaaaattttataagacCTATTACATTGTTCCCAAATTTAATGCCAACATTTTGCCCATTAAAACTTGCgatttttatcatttgaaATTACTGCGGTTTTATCTGAATAGGAACTATACGAAAAGTAATGTAGCGAAGGAACGGTGGTTTTTCACAATGATCATTTTCTGTCGGCAAGCGAAAAAAACTCATATATGAATCGATTCAACGAAACACAACAATCTTTACCGCCCCAAAACCTGACAGTGAATCCAAAAAGATACATCGACACTTTGCAAAGATACATAGCAGCATGGAATAGAATGGGCTTACTTTGAAACTGTgctcaattttcaaaccattGCCAATATCAAATACTATAAAATAATAGTGGCCGGTagataaattgtttcaaaagaaaatgatGTGCCATATTAAGGATAAATTGGTATGGATAGGTGACAAAATTGATTGTACACAATCCTAGAAATTACTTTAGTAACACTGAATTGTAAAGAGTAAGTATAGTATACTCGACGTTTTTTCGTGTATGATTACATACTTGAAATGCCATGAAATTTTCGTACCGTTCATTGTTTGAGCGATAAATTGGGACAAACG
It includes:
- the LOC124223104 gene encoding ras-related protein M-Ras; this encodes MTRPPNNDNLLTFKLVVVGDGGVGKSALTIQFFQKLFVTDYDPTIEDSYIQHTEVDKQWCILDVLDTAGQEEFSAMREQYMRKGDGFLLVYSVTDKQSYENVVNFYTQILRVKDRDVYPMLLVANKVDLVHLRKVTEEQGRELAHRLGIPYIETSAKDPPLNVDAAFHEVVRIIRNQPPAELEKNRRKRRRSGKCNLL